The genomic interval AACTATTTTATCTTTGATATGCGTTGTTTTTTGTATGCACTTTAAGCTTTGTTATGGATTTTGAACTTACTTCTGAATACAAACCTACGGGAGATCAGCCCGAAGCAATAAGACAACTTTTACAGGGAATTGCAGCAGGTGAACCAGCCCAGACTTTACTGGGAGTAACCGGCTCAGGAAAGACTTTTACAGTTGCCAATGTGGTAGCTGAAATTAACCGGCCTACTCTGGTATTAAGCCATAACAAAACTCTGGCAGCTCAGCTTTATGGTGAGTTCAAGCAATTCTTTCCTAAAAATGCGGTTGAATATTTTATCAGTTACTACGATTATTATCAGCCGGAAGCATTTATTTCAAGCAGCAATACGTACATAGAAAAGGATCTGAAGATCAATGAGGAAATTGATAAACTTCGGTTGCATACGGTTTCTTCTCTTATGAGCGGACGCCGTGATGTGATAGTTGTCGCTTCGGTTTCCTGTATTTATGGTGCCGGTAATCCTAATGAATACAAGAAAAGCATTGTCAGCGTTAAAGTTGGCGATGTGGTCAGCAGGAATCAGTTTTTATTCCGGCTGGTTGAAATTCTGTACAGCAGGACCGAAGTCGAATTCTCACGTGGTACTTTTCGTGTAAAAGGAGATACAGTTGATATTTTTCCGGGCTACGCCGATTTTGCCTACCGTGTGATTTTCTTTGGGGACGAAATTGAAGAAATACAGCGCATTGAACCTGACTCTGGGAAAAAAATATCAACTGACCGCGCAGTAGCAATTTTTCCTGCAAATTTGTTTGTAACAGGGCGTGATGTTTTAACACAATCTATTAAAGAAATACAGGATGATCTGACACAACAGATCAAATATTTCGTAAGCGAAGGCCGGCTTGCAGAAGCTGAACGTGTGAAGGAACGGACTGAGTTCGATATGGAAATGATGCGGGAACTGGGTTACTGTTCCGGCATTGAAAACTATTCGCGCTATTTTGACCGGCGTTTACCCGGTCAGAGGCCTTTCTGTTTGCTCGATTATTTTCCCGAAGATTTTTTGATGGTTGTAGATGAAAGCCATGCAACTATGCCGCAGATAAGAGCCATGTGGGGAGGTGACCGTTCGCGTAAGGAATCTCTGGTAGAATATGGTTTCCGTTTGCCATCGGCTATGGATAACCGTCCGCTTACATTTCAGGAATTTGAGGATATGACACCACAAACTATTTTTGTAAGCGCCACGCCAGCCGATTATGAATTGCGCCGTTCAGAAGGTGTTGTAGTTCAGCAGATTATCCGCCCGACTGGTTTGTTGGATCCTGAAATTGAAGTACGCCCAAGTTTAAACCAGATTGATGATTTACTGGATGAAATAACGATCCGTATTAAACAGGGAGATCGTGTATTGATTACGACATTGACTAAGAGAATGGCTGAAGAGCTGAGCAAATACCTGGATAAAGTTGGTATTAAATGCCGCTACATTCACTCGGAAGTAAAGTCTCTGGATCGCGTTGAAATTTTAAGGGAATTAAGATTGGGCATTTTTGATGTTTTGGTTGGTGTCAATCTGTTGCGTGAAGGACTGGATTTACCCGAAGTTTCTTTGGTTGCCATCATGGATGCTGACAAGGAAGGATTTCTGCGCGATGTCCGTTCTATGATACAAACCATCGGGCGTGCTGCCCGAAACGACCGGGGGAAAGTACTCATGTATGCGGATGTGATGACAGGTTCGATGCAACAGGCTATCGAAGAAACAAACCGACGCAGGAGTATTCAGCTAGAATATAACCGCGTCAACGGAATAACGCCGACTACAATCCTGAAATCTAAGGAAGCCATTATGACACAGACTTCGGTGGCGGATTCCAAGGTTCGGAAAGTATATGTGGAACCAAGCGAAATACGTATTGCAGCAGATCCTGTTGTGCAGTATATGGGTAAAAATGACCTTCAGAAATTGCTAGCGGAAACCCAAAGAAAAATGGAAGCCGCAGCGAAAAATCTTGACTTCCTGGAAGCAGCCAGATTACGTGATGAGTTATTACAATTGAAGGAAAGAATAAAAGAAAAGGTTTAAAAACAGGCTGTTTTTACGATATAAGATCAAATAAGCTGGCTTTACCATTGGTAAGGCCAGCTTATTATTTTTTTAATTACAGTATCAAACTAATTTTATAAACTTTGGTGTCTATGATTCATGTATGCTATCACTAGATGTACATGATTTTGTTATAATAAATTTTGTTACTTTCCATATGAAAGAAATTTGCTTACTGGGATTTTTGTTGTTTTTGTCTTTTGTGACAATGGCTCAAAAAAGAATCAATTTCAGCGTTCCCAAAATTACGAACGGAGCAGATCTTCATGTGAAATTTAAAAATTACCAATTGATCAAAACCGATCTGGAAAGTGTTTTTTCCAAACTGAAACATGAGCTGGACGGGCAGGTGGAACTGGCATTCTCTGATCAGTTAAGATGGACTTTTGATGTTACGGAAAATACTTTACTTTCTTCAAAGTATTTTGAAACGGTGGCTTCGAACAATGGTTTGCGCAAAAGAATTAATCCCACGATAAAGACATTTTCTGGTGTATTAAAAGGCGGACAGGGAAAAATTTCTCTCACCGTTGATCATGGTTTTTTTACTGCAGTTATCACCGAAGGTGCACAAACCTGGTATATTGAACAGGCTCAACACATTAATGGTGAAACAGATCAGGAAATACTGTTGTTATACAACACAATAGATGTAATTGATAGCCAGCTATTTCGTTGCGGCGTTGAGGATGATAGAAATAAGGCAAATGAATTCCGTTTGCCTGATACCGGGATGAGAACATTTGCTAATTCTTGTAAAGTAGTAGAACTGGCAATAGCTTCGGATGCCAGTATGTTTACAAAATTCGGAAGTTCAAGGGCAGTATTTAACCACAATATTGCTGTGATGAATAATGTGGCAGTACTATACAGGCACGAGTTCACGGATAATATCGAGTTTAGTATAGTTACCCAGTATGGAAGTGAGGGTTACACCAATGACCCTTTGTTCCCAAATACAACTTCTACTTCTCCCGGTATTGTATTATCTGCGTTTACAGCATGGGGTCAGACAAGAAACTTTGGAACTACTTTCGATATCGGGCAATTCTGGACTAACCGTGATTTTGATGGAACAACCGTCGGGCTGGCTTATCTTGGAACGGTTTGCAGTAGTTATAAATACCATGTTCTTCAGGATTTTTCATCCAACATTTCGTCTGTTTCCGTAATGACTGCACATGAAATTGGCCACAATTTTAATGCAAGTCATGACCCGCCCGGTTCACCAACTATTATGGCTCCATCTGTTAACATGACAAGTACCTGGTCATCAAATTCAGAAACTGATATAAGCAATCACATTACTTCCAGAACCTGTTTAAGTGATTGCGATGGAACGGTGAATCCTGTTTTTTTAGCTATACCTTCTGCCGTTTGCGTAGGAGGAACTGTAAAATTTAAAGACAAAACGATTAACGGTTCCAACCGAGCCTGGATTTTTCAATCAGGTAGTCCTTCGACTTCTACTGAGGCACAGCCAGCAATTACCTATTCAAATGAAGGAACATATGATGTGAATCTCTCTGGTAACGGAACCGCAAATTTGTTTTCAGATAACTATGTGATAGTAAACAATCCGGTTTTGAATACATTTTCCTGCCCGTTGCCAAGTGGCACGCCGGGAAATGCTGGTATTAAATATTTTTCTCTGAATTCTATTAGTATGTCGTCCGGAAATGCAGTTTCGGACGGGGATAAATATGTTAACAGATCGTGTACACAAATTACTGATTTACAAACAAATACTTCTTATGATGTAATTGCCAGTATTGGGAATTATGACAGAGACGTGACACCCACTTTATATGAGCGCATTAAAGTATATATAGACTATGATAATGACGGTCTTTTTAATGAGTCGAACGAACTGATTGTTAATTCTGATGCTTCGTGGGCAGGATACCTGACTTATGATCCTATCAGCAGGCCCTGGCTAAGATTTTCGACACCTTCAAGCGTTACTAAAAATAAAATATTGAGACTGAGAGTTATTACAGATACATCTAATCCCAACAGTGCCTGCTACAATACGGTTGATGGCCAGGTTGAAGATTATGGTGTTGTTTTTCATGACAGTAATATATCGTTACCTGTTGACCTGATATCATTTTCTGGTAAAAAAGTAAATAATTATAATTTGCTTGAATGGAAAACGGTGAATGAAACAGAGATGCGGTCCTATACTTTGGAAAAAAGCGAAAATGGATCCGGATTTTCTGATGTTGGTACAGTTTGGTCCAATAATACAGGTAAAAACCAATTTAACTATCAATGGAAGGATGATGCAATATCTAATTATACAGGAGGATATTATTATAAGCTCAGGATGGAAGAACTGGATGGAAAAGTCAGTTTTAGTAAGATCATATATATCAAAAATCCTGATGTCAAATCAGGACTGACTTTACAAAACTGCCAGACATTGATCGGTGAAAATATAACTTATGAATTAGTATCAGACATTGACCGGCCTGTAAATATTACATTGTACAACATGATGGGGAGTCGTGTAAAAAACTGGAAAAAAATACTTTTTAAGGGAACCAACCAGATTAGGGATGAAATGACAAATTTAAATTCAGGATTGTTATTCCTGAGTATACAGACAGATAACCAGCCAGTTATTGTTCAAAAAATATTAAAATAAAAGCAGTTTATAATAAATGGGGTTGTCAGATAGTTTTGGCAGTCCCGTTTAACAATTCATTCAATAAATTTTTATCAGATTTAATTGAATCTTTCAACAATTTCAGGGCTTCTTGCCAATTATTTACCCTTGTGTGCCTTGTTACATTTATATTATGCCCGGCGGTAAAAAGTATGGGCATTCCTTTGCAAAAATCCAGATTTTTTAGGTGGTCATCAATAAGAAAATCAGTATCAATTACACTTTTGTCTCCACAAAATATAATATTTTTCCAGGAGATAAATGGAAAATGCTCGTTAAGCCAGTCATATTTTTCTGGCAACGAATTCGGAAATTCCATGGCTGCTGAAACGATGTATACCTCGAAATCATTTTGTAATTCAAGTAACGCTTCCTGTGCTCCGGGCACAATGGGTGCATGACGGAAAAAACCAGGTTTGTATAACAAACTTCTGGCAGCTGCCGGATCGGGAAATGCTTCGTCTTCGGGTTTGCCCAATAAATCCGCCTTTTCAACTTTTATACCAAATTCTTTTTCATATAAATTAATCCAGTTTGTTTCAATGTCTACAATAACATTGTCCATATCGATTGCGATTGTCTTCCTCATTTCCAAAAGTTGTTTTTTAATATTTGCTATATGTTGCAACAAATTTACATTAATATTGCAATATATAGCAAATATGTAATAAAATATTTCTTAAATTTGCGTAATATTGAAACAAATTATGCTAAAAGAAGAAAGATTTCAGGTTATATTATCTCAGCTGAACCAGGATCAGAAAGTACATCTTGCAGATTTAAGCCAGATTTTAAAGGTTTCGGAAGATACGGTTCGGCGTGATATTAAGGAGCTTGCAGATCAGGGGCTTTTAAAATCAGTAAGGGGAGGAGCAGTACCTCATTCACCGGGGCCGCATCGTTTTCATGACAGAATTGAATATGGCAATGAGCAAAAAGAAATCATTGCCAAAAAGGCACTGGATTTTTTAAGAGACGGACAGGTTGTGATTTTTGATGGCGGCACATCAGCCATGCTTATTGCACAGGCATTGCCAAAGGATATCCGGCTTACAGTGGTAACTAACAGTTTTCCGATTGCGAATATCCTGGAAGTACATGAAAATGTAGAAGTACTGTTTGCAGGTGGAAGGCTTCTTAAAAATTCATTTGTTACAATTGGAAATGAAACCATACGGTTTTTTAAGAAATTCAGGGCAGACATTTGTTTTCTGGGAATTTGCAGTATCCATCCTGAACTGGGAGTTACAGGGCCAGACTATGAAGAAAGCGAAGTGAAAAAAACAATGATCGAATCTTCCAGAGAAATTATTGCACTCGCTACGATTGAAAAACTGGAAACAGCAGAAGCGTATTATGTTTGTCCAACCGGCCAGTTAACAGCCATCATTACAGATCAATCCAACGATTTTCCTGAGTTTGAAGTGTATAAAAAGATGGGAATCAAAATGGTATAACAATTGCTTTTACTTATTTTGGCCCCATTCGGATTGCTCCGTCCAGCCGGATTACCTCGCCGTTTAGCATAGGGTTTTCAACAATAGATCTGGCAAGCCAGGCATACTCGTATGGTTTTCCGAGGCGGGATGGAAACGGGATTTGCTGTCCAAGGGAAATTCGGGCTTCTTCGGGCAATCCCATCATTAAAGGTGTTTCAAACAATCCGGGTGCAATAGCCATTACGCGAATTCCGGATTTTGCCAGATCGCGTGCAACAGGTAACGTCATGCTTACAATACCTCCTTTGCTTGCTGCATAAGCAACCTGTCCCATTTGCCCGTCATACGCTGCAACTGAGGCTGTATTGATGATAACTCCCCGTTCGCCATCATCATTCGGTTCATTCTTTTCCATGGCAAAAGCAGCTAACCGGATTACATTAAATGTACCTATCAGGTTTACTTTAATTGTTTTTTCGAAAAGATCCAGCGAATGTGGGCCATAAATACCTTCTGATTTTCCAACAGTTTTGCGAACGGGAGCAATACCGGCACAATTCACGACAATTTGAATAGTACCAAATGTTTCCAATGCCAGATTGATTGCATCATGCACATCGTTTTCACTGGAAACGTCGGTTTTTATGAATTTAATTTTTGAAGAGAATTCTTGTTCCAGCGCCTTTCCGGCAGTTTCGTTGAGGTCAAGAATAATTACGTTTGATCCATTGGCAGCAAAGTATCTTGCAGTCGCTTCACCTAAGCCGGATGCGCCTCCGGTAATAAGGGCCGTGGAATTTTTTAGTTGCATAGCGTGAGGCTAATTCCTTTTGGTTACCATTTCAGGTTTTTCGGAATAGGATGTTTTTCTAAAAATTTACGAGCCTCCTCTATTTTTTTCAAAGCTGCCGGAGGAGTTCGGAAATTATTTAAAGATTTGTCAATACTAACCTCTCCGGATTTTGACTTTGGATTAACTATTTTTTTTCTAATGTCTCCATATCAAAATGGGTTAATAATCTCTAAGTTATTGTTCTTTTACCAATTAAAAAACTTTCAAAGGATATGTTTGGTGCAAAAGGAATCCATTCACTATTTGTCCAAAGATAGATTGTTAGATTCGTTTTAAATTCAGGATAAATTTTATTTATTGCAATTTGATAAAGCCGCGTGCGTGATTCGGTACTTCCCTGGAATTTGACCTTTCTTTCAGGATATTTATCAAAAAAAGGTAAAATTACTTACATTATAGTAGCTAATACTTCCAGCATGTCACCATTATCAATAACAAATACATCACTGTATTCGTGAGTATTTAAATCATAATCCATTAAAGCCAGATTGTAATTTTCTTCCAATAGTGGCCTTATTAAAATAAGCTTATCGAAAATACCTCGCTTCCCTACACTTTGGATATGGAAGCTGGTATACTCTTCATCAGATTGAAATATATACGGTTCGTGATCCATAAAATATTCTTAACCACGTTAGTCATTTTCAATAGGACTTTCAGAATAGTTTAAGTCACTCAGCCCCAATGCATAAAAAGAGCCAAGAGATATATTTATCTCTGTGGCTCTCTTGTTTTCTCATTTATCTCTGTGTACCCTTCCTATACCACCTCAATCTTCACTTTTAATAAAAACTCATCCATTTCAATCTCACTGGCAGTCCCGTTTAAGTCGCCAACCAGGCTTAGATCTAGTGCCTGAACTTCCTGACAAATGTATTCTTTGTTGGCAGTCACAGCGTTTGCCAGCAATTCATCATTATTCTGCAGGGTAATTTTTATTTTGTCCGTTACTTCAAAACCACTGTCTTTACGCAAGTTCTGAACACGGTTTACAAAGTCACGTGCGATTCCTTCCAGTCGAAGTTCATCTGTAACAGTAATATCAAGTGCTACGGTAAGTCCGTTTTCACTGGCCACCAACCATCCCGGAACATCTTCGGTATAGATTTCCACTTCTTCAGGCAGGATCTCTCCGAGCGTTTTAGATTCTGTATCAACAAGTGAATAGGTGCCGTTCTTTTCTAATTCATCAATTTCTTTGTTATCCCAAAGTTTGATCAGCTCACCCACTTTTTGCATTTCTTTACCAAACTTTTTACCCAAAAGTTTAAAATTTGGTTTTGCTTTTTTATGGAAGAATCCGGTGTTATCATTAATCGCGTGAACTTCTTTCACATTCACTTCTGATAAAATTATAGCTGAAACCTGATTAACCTGACGGTCAGTTTTTTCGCTTAAAGCAGGAATCAAAACTTTTGATAGAGGCTGACGAACTTTGATCTTGTGTTTTTTACGTATTGAATGCACCAATGAACTGATAGATTGTGCCAGTTCCATAGATTCTTCCAGATCCAGATCAACGGCGCTGCTTTCGATTTTTGGCCAGAATGTTAAGTGAACAGAATCATATTTGTAATCTGTTTCATTAGCTTTCGATGCTTCACGATCACCATCGGTCAGGTTTTTATATAACCATTCTCCAAAAAACGGTGCAATGGGTGACATTAACTGAGAAACTGTAACCAGGCAATGCTGTAAGGTTTCGTAAGCAGCTTGTTTGTCTTCCGTTAATTGGCCGGCATCTTTTTCCTGTGAAGGATTCCAGAAACGGCGGCGATTTAGGCGGATATACCAGTTTGAAAGCTGATCCGTTACGAAATCCTGAATCAAACGTCCGGCTTTTGTCGGATTATAGTCATCAAATTGCTCACCAACTTCTTTGATCAGCGTATTCAGTTTAGATAAAATCCAGCGATCCAGTTCAGTGCGTTTTTCAACCGCAACTGTCTTACTCTCATGATACTCGTACCCATCCAGGTTTGCATAAAGTGCAAAGAAATTGTAGGTGTTGACCAGCGTTCCGAAAAATTTACGCTGTACTTCTACAATTCCATCCAGATTAAATTTCAGGTTATCCCATGGTTCTGCATTGGTAATCATGTACCAGCGCGTTGCATCCGGGCCATATTTGCCTAATGTTTCAAAAGGATCCACTGCATTGCCCAAACGCTTGGACATCTTATTGCCATTTTTGTCCAATACCAAACCGGTGGAAACAACATTTTTGAAGGCAATGGAATCAAACAATAAAACAGAAATAGCGTGTAAGGTAAAAAACCAGCCGCGCGTCTGATCGACACCTTCAGATATAAAATCAGCAGGATAACTTTGGTTAAAAGTCTCCTGATTTTCAAAAGGATAATGCCATTGTGCATATGGCATCGCACCGGAATCAAACCATACATCTATCAGATCCGGTTCGCGGTGCATCAGGTTTCCTTGGCTGAAACCAATACAATCGTATCTACATAAGGACGGTGAAGATCAAAATCACCATGCTGAAGTTTCAGCAGATATTCCGAATTGTGTGCAGCTTGTTCTCTCGAAAGATGCTCGGACAGGATGGCTTCTTCCAAAAGGTCTTTCAATTGTTCAATGGATCCAACACATACTTCCTCACCATGCTCGCTACGCCAGATTGGTAATGGCGTTCCCCAGTAACGTGACCGGGAAAGGTTCCAGTCAACCAGATTTTCAAGCCAGTTTCCAAAGCGGCCGGTTCCTGTACTTTCTGGTTTCCAGTTGATCGTTTTATTTAATTCAACCAACCTGTCTTTTAATGCAGTCGTTTTGATAAACCAGCTGTCCAGAGGATAATAAAGCACAGGTTTATCGGTACGCCAGCAATGCGGGTACGGGTGTTCATATTTTTCAACCTTGAATGCTTTGCCTTCTTCCTTTAATCTGATGGCAATCAATACATCCGTTGCACGAAATTCAGGATCATTTTGCTCTTCTTCTGAATAATATTCAGGCTTTACAAAGCGGCCAGCATAATCTGTAATTTCTTTTACAAAACGGCCACGGCGATCTACAATCGGTACTTCTTTACCCGTTTCATCTTTCACCATGATTGAAGGAATTCCATTGGCTTGGGCTACCCGGAAATCGTCCGCACCAAATGTTGGAGAGGTATGCACAACACCCGTACCGTCTTCAGTCGTTACAAAGTCGCCAATAATCACTCTGAATGCAGGCGTATCGGGCTGAACATAAGGCATCAATTGCTCATATTCAACGCCTTCCAGATCTTTACCTTTGAACTCTGAAACAATAGACCAGGGTAAATGTTTCTTGTCGCTTGCCTCAAAACCTTCTGAAATCACCATCCTGGTATTTTTCTGAAAAATATTTGCCAACTAAATCCTTTGCCAATACAACCTGAACCGGTGCATAAGTGTAAGGATTAAAAGTTTTTACCAATACGTAATTGATATTAGCTCCAACGGTCAGGGCCGTATTTGCAGGCAAAGTCCAGGGTGTTGTTGTCCAGGCAAGAATCCGGATATCTATGCTGTTTAGACCTTCCAGACTACGAGTCCCGGTCTTAAAAACCTGGAAGGTCTCAGGCGCCTTTACCCTAAACATTGCCACAATTGTCGTATCCTTCACATCTTTATACGTGCCCGGCATATTCAGTTCATGCGACGAAAGTCCGGTTCCGGCAGCAGGCGAATAGGGTTGTATTGTATAACCTTTATATAATAAACCTTTGTCATACAGCTTTTTAAGCAGGCTCCAAAGGCTTTCGATATATTCATTTTTATAGGTAATGTATGGATCGTCAAGATCTACCCAATAACCCATTTTTTCAGTCACGTCATTCCACTGGTCAGTGAATTTCATCACTGTCTGGCGGCACTTTTCGTTGTAATCAGCTATTGAAATGGTTTTTCCAATATCATCTTTTGTAATGCCAAGTTCTTTTTCGACCTGCAATTCAACCGGCAGACCATGCGTATCCCAGCCGCCTTTCCGTTTAACCTGAAAGCCCTGTAAAGTTTTATACCGGCAAAAAATATCCTTAATCGAGCGCGCCATCACGTGGTGGATACCAGGCGTTCCATTGGCCGATGGCGGTCCTTCATAAAATGTAAAAGAGGGCGATCCTTCACGCGTTTCTACGGAAGCTTCAAATATTTTATTCTCTTTCCAGAATTTCAGAACATCGTCTGCTACGCCCGGATAGCTCAGGTTTTTATACTCGTTATATTTCATATTTGGCTTTTGGCTGACAGCATTGAGCAATTAGCCTTTGGACTACAACAAAATTCGTGCTCTTTAAATTTTTAAGACCGCAAAATTACGGATTTTTTCGCTGAAAGGGAGGAGATGATTACAGCGATTGAAGGGTAGATTATGTAATATTGTGAAAATACGAGACTAAAATGGCAGATAAACTGATAGTAAGGGATTTTGGTCCCATCAAAAACGCTGAGCTGGATATCAAGAAAACGACTGTTTTGATCGGACCACAAGGTAGTGGTAAAAGCACGTTGGCGAAGTTGGTGGCAACCTCTACAAACATTAGTTGGCATTATGGATTGCAAAAAGATTACGATTTAAATCTTCATTTTTCCGAATACGGAATGAATAATTATCTTAAGCAGAATAGTTATTTCAAGTATTATCATGCACCATATGAAGTAGTTTTTAATAATAAAAATGGTGATTCTAAAAAAAGCAGCATTGATTTAGTTGGTAAATTCAATGTGCAGAATTCAGATCTTGATAAAATAAATATTGCTTTTAACAATAATGAAATCACAAACGAAGAGAGAAATCGTAAAATTTCACAATTGATTTATAGATCTATATATATTCCGTCTGAAAGGATGATTTTACCAATTGTTAGAGAAGCGGCTCTTAGTATGCAACTTAATAGAATTCCATTGCCTATGGCTCTATTGTATTTTGGAAGTGAATTTGAACAAGCCAGAAAGAAGATATTTACATTAAAAACATTGTTAGAAGGAGTTAGTTATGAATTTGCTAACGGAGAAGATTTGGTTATTTCAAAAGGTGGACATTTTAATCTTTCAGAAACAGCTAGTGGTTATCAAGCTATAATTCCTATGCAAGTTATTGTTGAACATATTTCTTCTGAAAATAGGCGAAACTTTATAGTTGAAGAGCCTGAATTAAATTTGTATCCACCAACTCAAAAAAATTAGTAAACTATTTAGTTGCACGCTGTGCAAAAAGGGATAATCAACTCTTAATCACTACACACAGTCCATACGTTCTTTCATCATTAAATAATCTTCTTTTTGCATTCAAGACAGCCCAAAAACATCCAGAACAAATCGAAGAAATAGCTAAAATAATTCCCCAGGAATCCTGGTT from Dyadobacter sp. NIV53 carries:
- the uvrB gene encoding excinuclease ABC subunit UvrB, translating into MDFELTSEYKPTGDQPEAIRQLLQGIAAGEPAQTLLGVTGSGKTFTVANVVAEINRPTLVLSHNKTLAAQLYGEFKQFFPKNAVEYFISYYDYYQPEAFISSSNTYIEKDLKINEEIDKLRLHTVSSLMSGRRDVIVVASVSCIYGAGNPNEYKKSIVSVKVGDVVSRNQFLFRLVEILYSRTEVEFSRGTFRVKGDTVDIFPGYADFAYRVIFFGDEIEEIQRIEPDSGKKISTDRAVAIFPANLFVTGRDVLTQSIKEIQDDLTQQIKYFVSEGRLAEAERVKERTEFDMEMMRELGYCSGIENYSRYFDRRLPGQRPFCLLDYFPEDFLMVVDESHATMPQIRAMWGGDRSRKESLVEYGFRLPSAMDNRPLTFQEFEDMTPQTIFVSATPADYELRRSEGVVVQQIIRPTGLLDPEIEVRPSLNQIDDLLDEITIRIKQGDRVLITTLTKRMAEELSKYLDKVGIKCRYIHSEVKSLDRVEILRELRLGIFDVLVGVNLLREGLDLPEVSLVAIMDADKEGFLRDVRSMIQTIGRAARNDRGKVLMYADVMTGSMQQAIEETNRRRSIQLEYNRVNGITPTTILKSKEAIMTQTSVADSKVRKVYVEPSEIRIAADPVVQYMGKNDLQKLLAETQRKMEAAAKNLDFLEAARLRDELLQLKERIKEKV
- a CDS encoding M12 family metallo-peptidase, translating into MAQKRINFSVPKITNGADLHVKFKNYQLIKTDLESVFSKLKHELDGQVELAFSDQLRWTFDVTENTLLSSKYFETVASNNGLRKRINPTIKTFSGVLKGGQGKISLTVDHGFFTAVITEGAQTWYIEQAQHINGETDQEILLLYNTIDVIDSQLFRCGVEDDRNKANEFRLPDTGMRTFANSCKVVELAIASDASMFTKFGSSRAVFNHNIAVMNNVAVLYRHEFTDNIEFSIVTQYGSEGYTNDPLFPNTTSTSPGIVLSAFTAWGQTRNFGTTFDIGQFWTNRDFDGTTVGLAYLGTVCSSYKYHVLQDFSSNISSVSVMTAHEIGHNFNASHDPPGSPTIMAPSVNMTSTWSSNSETDISNHITSRTCLSDCDGTVNPVFLAIPSAVCVGGTVKFKDKTINGSNRAWIFQSGSPSTSTEAQPAITYSNEGTYDVNLSGNGTANLFSDNYVIVNNPVLNTFSCPLPSGTPGNAGIKYFSLNSISMSSGNAVSDGDKYVNRSCTQITDLQTNTSYDVIASIGNYDRDVTPTLYERIKVYIDYDNDGLFNESNELIVNSDASWAGYLTYDPISRPWLRFSTPSSVTKNKILRLRVITDTSNPNSACYNTVDGQVEDYGVVFHDSNISLPVDLISFSGKKVNNYNLLEWKTVNETEMRSYTLEKSENGSGFSDVGTVWSNNTGKNQFNYQWKDDAISNYTGGYYYKLRMEELDGKVSFSKIIYIKNPDVKSGLTLQNCQTLIGENITYELVSDIDRPVNITLYNMMGSRVKNWKKILFKGTNQIRDEMTNLNSGLLFLSIQTDNQPVIVQKILK
- a CDS encoding 5' nucleotidase, NT5C type — protein: MRKTIAIDMDNVIVDIETNWINLYEKEFGIKVEKADLLGKPEDEAFPDPAAARSLLYKPGFFRHAPIVPGAQEALLELQNDFEVYIVSAAMEFPNSLPEKYDWLNEHFPFISWKNIIFCGDKSVIDTDFLIDDHLKNLDFCKGMPILFTAGHNINVTRHTRVNNWQEALKLLKDSIKSDKNLLNELLNGTAKTI
- a CDS encoding DeoR/GlpR family DNA-binding transcription regulator, producing MLKEERFQVILSQLNQDQKVHLADLSQILKVSEDTVRRDIKELADQGLLKSVRGGAVPHSPGPHRFHDRIEYGNEQKEIIAKKALDFLRDGQVVIFDGGTSAMLIAQALPKDIRLTVVTNSFPIANILEVHENVEVLFAGGRLLKNSFVTIGNETIRFFKKFRADICFLGICSIHPELGVTGPDYEESEVKKTMIESSREIIALATIEKLETAEAYYVCPTGQLTAIITDQSNDFPEFEVYKKMGIKMV
- a CDS encoding 3-hydroxyacyl-CoA dehydrogenase → MQLKNSTALITGGASGLGEATARYFAANGSNVIILDLNETAGKALEQEFSSKIKFIKTDVSSENDVHDAINLALETFGTIQIVVNCAGIAPVRKTVGKSEGIYGPHSLDLFEKTIKVNLIGTFNVIRLAAFAMEKNEPNDDGERGVIINTASVAAYDGQMGQVAYAASKGGIVSMTLPVARDLAKSGIRVMAIAPGLFETPLMMGLPEEARISLGQQIPFPSRLGKPYEYAWLARSIVENPMLNGEVIRLDGAIRMGPK
- a CDS encoding AAA family ATPase gives rise to the protein MADKLIVRDFGPIKNAELDIKKTTVLIGPQGSGKSTLAKLVATSTNISWHYGLQKDYDLNLHFSEYGMNNYLKQNSYFKYYHAPYEVVFNNKNGDSKKSSIDLVGKFNVQNSDLDKINIAFNNNEITNEERNRKISQLIYRSIYIPSERMILPIVREAALSMQLNRIPLPMALLYFGSEFEQARKKIFTLKTLLEGVSYEFANGEDLVISKGGHFNLSETASGYQAIIPMQVIVEHISSENRRNFIVEEPELNLYPPTQKN